In Candidatus Omnitrophota bacterium, the genomic window CCTGCATCGTGAGAGAGCATCGTTTTATGCAATAAATTCCTCCGTTTCATTTCCCGAAGCTTTGCAACATAACTCGAAACCGATTGGGAACTCACGCCATCGAACGAAACCCATGCTCCTTGCTCCGCCGCTTGCGCATGGAGGTTGGGATCGCTTTCGTTTTGCGCGTGGACCCAGATAAAAGCTTCTCCGGCAACGCCCTCTTCGGCGAGGACGGCCAATTCGTCCTTGAACGCCCCGCCGCCGCCCGTATGCGCGGCGATCACTAAGCCGGTCGCCAGATGAGTGCGCGCCGCTGCGCGAATCAACTTGCGGTCGATTTCGGAGAGGGACCCGTAATCGACTCCAGTTTTGATAAAGCCTGGCCGGATGTCCGTCCCCTCGATGCCTTCCTTCCATTCATTAATCCAGCGCGCCGCCAACTGATCCACCGTCTCGGAGAAAGCGTGAGGGGGAAGATACTTATCTCCGGCGGCGCCGTAGTATCCCGTATTGGTCAACAGATTCATGCCGCTGGCTGCGGAGAGCCGCTTCAACAATATTGGATCGCGCCCGATATAAGCAGGGGTGCATTCGACCATCGACTGGCAGCCAAGTTCGCGAACCGCTTTCAAGTAAGGCAGGATGACCGTGAACGCTTCGTCTGCATCATAGCGGTCCCGGCTGACTCGATCGGCGCCGATGAAATCGACCAAGACATGCTCGTGAGGCAGCGTAACGCCAAGACTCTCCGGCGCGATGGGGCCGCTGACCGTCATGATTTTTCCGGCGTCATCTTGCGATAGGACGGTTGAGGGACGAATGACTCCCGCCGCAGCGGAAGCCGCCATCGTTTGACAAAAGCGTCGTCTATCCATCGGCATGAATCCTTTCCGTTTTTTTCGCCATAGCATACTTTATTTTGCGGAAAAAGGAAAAGCAGAATGGCGGAATTGGGGAACGAGACTCTTTCATAAAAACTAGAGTATGATATGGCGTATTAACGTCGATCCATTTTCCTGGGGAGGAAAGAGCGATGAGGAATCCATTCGCGATTCCGATTTTCGCCGCGGCGGGGTTCGTCTTTCTATTCATCGACGCCAGTCCCGTCAATGCGTTGGAGAAAGAGGGAATATATTCCCTCGTCTTTCATGACGTATCGCCAGACAACCTCGACGGCTGCTCCGTCTCGCCCGATTATTTCCGCGACGTATTGCAGATGATTTATCTCGGCGGCAAAAAGACGATTCCCGTCAGCGAAGCCGTGCAGCGCGTTCGCCGCGGCGGGCCGTTTCCCAAAGAATTGCTATTGATGACGTTCGACGACGGCTGGGCGGGAAACCGGGATTTCGCGCATCCTCTTCTTTGGCAATACGGAATGAAGGCCGCCGAGTTCGTTCATACCAACGGGACGGATCAGGGACGTCCGCGCCGTTGCAATTGGGAAGATTTGCGATGGATGGCCGACTCCGGCGTGTGGGAGATTCACTCCCACTCCGCCTCCCATCCCGATTTGACGGCTTTGAACGCCGAGGCGCTGCAATGGGAATTGCTGCGTCCATTGGATCGCCTGCGCTATTTTGGATTTCTAAATGAGATTTACCTTGCCTATCCTTACGGCGCATATAATGAGTATGTTCAACAGCAGGCGATCGTGAATGGTTACGCCGCTGGATTCACGTCGGGACCAGCAATGCAGATAACTCGGGGAAGCGGCCTTTTCGCCATCCCGCGCAATATGATTTGCCAATTGTTCGACCAAAACCTCGTCTGCCGCAAAATCGGTTTGGATTTAAGCCGCATCCGCCGCAACCTCTCCGTCTTCGACGAGCCGGAAGGCCGGTTCGACGGACATTGGACCGTTGTCCGTTACGACTCGGCGCCGCCTGGGTATACTCTCGGACAATATGGAATAACGTATGCATCAGCGCAGGACAACCGGGCTTCTTGGTCGAAAATTTTTTCCATTTTGACGAAAGGAAAATTCGCTTTATCTCTCTGGACTCCCTCTCTGGATGCTTCCTCCTTGAAAGGAATTAGCTGGACGATATCCAATCGCAAACAGAACGTCATCGCCAATGGATTCATTCAACAAAGAAAAACGAATGGATGGACGCCGTTAACGTTTCTAACGTTGGAGGCGGGACCTTATACGCTAAAGATTTTCAACTCAAGCGCAGAATACGGCGCGCTTATCGTCGACGCATTAAAATTGGAAAGAACGAATTGAAATCATGACCTTTTCTTATCATTGCGAAATTCGCGAACTGCCTTTGCGCGATCCTTTCGGCATCTCGCGGGGAACGAGGCGCTTCGTACGCAATCTATTCGTCCGGATTGGCGATGGCTGGGGAGAGGGGGCGCCGATCTATTACAAAGGCCAAACGGCGGAGGCCATGCTCCAAATGGCGCAGGAATGGCTTGCGGAAAAGCCAGACTGCCAACGCCCAATTGCGGAAATCGTTGTAGATCTTTTGCGGCGCTATCCAGAACAAACCGCATTAGCCCAAGCCGTCGATCTGGCTCTGCACGACGCATGGGGCAAACGGGAGGGGAAGCCGCTTTACGAACTTTGGGGATGGCCTTGGGACAACGTCCCCCTCTCCTCCTTCACCATCGGCATGGACGAGTTGGAAATCGTAATGCAAAAAGCAGCCAGGGCGGATGAATACCCCATCCTCAAGATTAAAGCTGGCGGCCCTCGCGATATGGAAATCCTTCAAGCGATTCACGACCGGACGGCAAAGCCCTTGCTAGTCGATGCCAACGAAGGCTGGAACGCCGAACAGACGTTAAACTATCTTCCTCGCTTGGAGAAATGGGGAGTTCTCTTGCTCGAACAGCCGTTGCCCAGCCGCGATCGGGAAGGTTATCGCCGCCTGCGCGAAGAGAATCCAACCCATATCCCAATATTTATCGATGAGGGAGCGCAGGGGCCGGAGGATGTTGAAGCGTGGGCGGGTTTGGCGGATGGAATCAATATCAAGTTGGCCAAATGCGGCGGACTGGAGCGGGGGAAAACAATGGCTGAAACCGCCAAGCGATACGGCTTAAAGGTCATGCTGGGCTGCATGATCGAAAGTTCGCTGGGAATCTCCGCCGCCGCGAATCTGGCGCCCCTGGCCGTTTTCGCTGATCTCGACGGCGCCGCGCTGCTGAGCGAGGACCCTTTCACGGGCATGAAATTGGATAAGGGACGGTTAATCATGCCTTCGCTGCCGGGAATCGGCGCGAAAGAACGTGAATAGATTTATGAGAAAAAGAAAAAAATTGCGAATGGGTTAATCGAAGGGATCGGCGCGGGCGACGAGGGGAGCGTTATCCAATGCATAAAGGTTCGGAACCGGTTCC contains:
- a CDS encoding phosphotriesterase — protein: MDRRRFCQTMAASAAAGVIRPSTVLSQDDAGKIMTVSGPIAPESLGVTLPHEHVLVDFIGADRVSRDRYDADEAFTVILPYLKAVRELGCQSMVECTPAYIGRDPILLKRLSAASGMNLLTNTGYYGAAGDKYLPPHAFSETVDQLAARWINEWKEGIEGTDIRPGFIKTGVDYGSLSEIDRKLIRAAARTHLATGLVIAAHTGGGGAFKDELAVLAEEGVAGEAFIWVHAQNESDPNLHAQAAEQGAWVSFDGVSSQSVSSYVAKLREMKRRNLLHKTMLSHDAGWYNVGEPKGGQFRSYDVLFTELIPALKKADFADEDIRQIAVENPRQAFTIAVKAVKNSIR
- a CDS encoding polysaccharide deacetylase family protein translates to MRNPFAIPIFAAAGFVFLFIDASPVNALEKEGIYSLVFHDVSPDNLDGCSVSPDYFRDVLQMIYLGGKKTIPVSEAVQRVRRGGPFPKELLLMTFDDGWAGNRDFAHPLLWQYGMKAAEFVHTNGTDQGRPRRCNWEDLRWMADSGVWEIHSHSASHPDLTALNAEALQWELLRPLDRLRYFGFLNEIYLAYPYGAYNEYVQQQAIVNGYAAGFTSGPAMQITRGSGLFAIPRNMICQLFDQNLVCRKIGLDLSRIRRNLSVFDEPEGRFDGHWTVVRYDSAPPGYTLGQYGITYASAQDNRASWSKIFSILTKGKFALSLWTPSLDASSLKGISWTISNRKQNVIANGFIQQRKTNGWTPLTFLTLEAGPYTLKIFNSSAEYGALIVDALKLERTN
- a CDS encoding dipeptide epimerase, translating into MTFSYHCEIRELPLRDPFGISRGTRRFVRNLFVRIGDGWGEGAPIYYKGQTAEAMLQMAQEWLAEKPDCQRPIAEIVVDLLRRYPEQTALAQAVDLALHDAWGKREGKPLYELWGWPWDNVPLSSFTIGMDELEIVMQKAARADEYPILKIKAGGPRDMEILQAIHDRTAKPLLVDANEGWNAEQTLNYLPRLEKWGVLLLEQPLPSRDREGYRRLREENPTHIPIFIDEGAQGPEDVEAWAGLADGINIKLAKCGGLERGKTMAETAKRYGLKVMLGCMIESSLGISAAANLAPLAVFADLDGAALLSEDPFTGMKLDKGRLIMPSLPGIGAKERE